GTGTTCACCAAGTCATATAACATACAGTCCTAGTGACGCTAAAACAAGACGTCAGACTCACAATCTCCCTCGACTTCAACTTGTTTGCAAGGGAACGAATGCTCTGAATGTTCCTGGCAAACCGGAAGTTTGCACTGGGAGCAAGCGGCCTttatctttctctctttcctttgcCCTTGGGCACATGTGATGGCATCACTTCTAAGCTACATTTGCTGCCATCTCCAAGGGGCTGTTTCATCATCACTTGACACATCATCATGGTCCTCGTCATTTGAGTTGTCTGATGTATCGAAATCCAACAACTCCTTCATTTTTTCAGCCAGGGCTTCACTTgcattgaatttctttgttggtCGTTGACTCTTTTTGTTCATAAAACACATCAACTGGACTTGATCTTCAACAAACTACACACCAGCAATGTCTAAGGAAATGGACTAAGGAAATCTAaactaaagaaaatacaaattcaaatataaaacaaagcaaaaacactcATACAAAAAGGGGGTCTCGGAGACCCCCAACTACTTTGTGCTACTGTAGCACTTATTTGCACTAAGCTATTGAGAAGcagattaatattgtttttttatcatcggtatgctgctgctgctggagtttgtgaatttccacttgggattaataaagagtcTATCAATCAATCgtgcagtgcctttcatatctatcatatctattAATCTAATTGATTGCAGCACATTTTTCaagacaacaaaatgaaaagtccGAAAATTTCATGGCTGTCGTATTACCTTGAAagggaaaaaatttgaaaaatctgcaACTGGGGGTCTTGGAGACCACCATTCATGGATTAGGGttaatttgatttgctgttgatggttctttaaccCACAGTGGAATGGGTTGGcaacctgcctgggattggttcctgccttgtgccctgtgttggctgggattggctccagcagacccccccccgtgaccctgtgtttggattcattcagcgggttggagaatggatgggtTCTTTAATCATATTTATGTATGTGACGTTTCACAGGGTGTAGCATTTAAAATCTCTGCGTGCGTGGACAGTGTCTAAAACGGCACCACTGTGTAGCCCGAGAACGGGAGTAACGATGTGCTACACCGGGCAACCCCTGCGGTGTTCAAATACAGAATGGTGGTGAATCGATTGTCGCTAGAAAAGGGCGTACATTATATATGTTTGTACTCCGCAACAAAGAGCTATGTGGAGGTGAAATGGAGGATGGCAGTCGAGTTTGGATATTTGTTACTCAAGATACCATCCATCCTCCAAACGGTTTCCTCCTGATGCTGAAGTCCATCCCCAGCAAGCATAGGatagcaaggcaggaaaaaatccctgGATGTCAGGACGCCAGTCCGTCACATACGCTGCTTTAGAATTGTCACTCCACATAACcctggatttttcttttttttttttttataaatccaaGCATGTCTGACtattgtttcaatttattttcttttattgccacaaaactgaagatttcatacaaagaagtctattactgtatatactgtataaaccacctacacctgaacaccagcaaaaccaaggagctggtggtggattttaggaggaccaggcccctcatggaccccgtgatcatcagaggtgactgtgcagaaggtgcagatctataaatacctgggggtgcagctggatgataaactgatgATCTGTACTGAtgagagaggacagagccgactatacttcattagaagactggcgtccttcaacatctgcaataagatgctgcagatgttctatcaggcggttgtggtgaacgccctcttctatgcagtggtgtgctggggaggcagcataaagatgaaggacacctcacgcctggacagactggtgaggaaggcaggctctgttgtaggcacggagctggacagtttgacatccgtggcagagcgacgggcgctgagcagactcctatcaatcatggagaatccactgaacaggatcacctccagacagaggagcagcttcagggacttagcagaccccacactatgcaactcttcaattccaccggggggtaaacgttaacattatacaaagttattgtctgttatacctgcattgttatctctCTTCAAGAAAGAACCTTACAATCCATAAAATGAATTGagaatatatttgtaaaatgtaaatggacTCGGGATTTTAAAATGAGAATAGCATACAGGCTACGTTCAGATTTTCTTTACCAGTTAGTATCCTGCACTAAACAACAAAGATTTCTATTGTccacatcatcatcattatccgACTGACCCTTTTATCCAAAGTCACTTACATTAGAGATGCACAATTGgccacatttcttttttattccccAATTGCAGCACAGGTAGCTGAATCGAGTTATCCTTGGTCATGACCATTGGATCCAAACCCACAAATCTCCAAAGCCTTGACCACCAGACCTGCCTAACATATAATGAACCTTCTCAAAGCTCAATGGGTCAATATCATGTGCCAAACCACCCTTTCCAAAAATGACATGATCCAACCCAATAAATTGCCATTAAAGAACCTACAGTAAGAGTGTGGGGGAAAATATACCCAGGATGGGGAACCCCTGCCCTatgaagagcaactttgacaCCTTTTTTTAAGTTGTAAATTCAGGCTCTCTTGATCCGGTTTGGTTGCCTTCACTACATCACGTTAAAGATTTCTGTTCTGTCCGCATATTCTTGAAAGCCTCAGGATCCAATTTTACATACAAAGAACCTTTTCTCAGAATAAAGTGTTCCTTTCTCAAGCAATGGACCTAGGAGTAACCACGAGAGCCTGTACATTGCCTTTACAGAAGCACAATTATTAAGAGTGTACTGCCAAGACTTCGTTCGTTCGCGTGTATTCTATCCAGTATGCAGAAGCGCTTTACGTTTAAACAGGCACGGAGCTCTTTTAGCTGAGCGCCTGCCCCTCGCCACCTTGTGCGACCACCCCACCCTCAAGCTTACCTTCGAGCGCTCTTTAATGTCGTGTTTGCCGAGCCTCCCGACGCACAGAATCACCAGCTTGTCAATCAACGAAAGCAGGAAGTTGATCGCCTCGCAGTCTTTCTCTACCCCGCTGACCCAGGCGATTTTATCCCCGCGGATGTGTCTTCTGCACACTCCAGTGCGGCGACCCGCCAGCTGTCCGTCATGGAGAAGACCCGAGGCGTGCATTTCTTTCACTTGGTCCAACACGCATTGGCCAACCAGGTCCCCCAAAAAGTTATCCAGATAGAAGAAGCCGCGTTCCAGGAGGCAGGGGACTATATGCTGCAGCGCCAGTTTCTCCAGATCCAGCTGCATTACGTGCTGCAATAGCGGCATTGTGCCCAAAACGACTCACGCACGGCTTAATCTCAGTCCCAGATACAAAGTGAGCAAATCCTCACACGCTGGAGATAACGCGGAGATATTCCATTAGCCAAAAACTTCACTTACAACAGACCTTGGAGGTGACGATCGTGTCACGCTGTTCACAAACCTGTTAACGTCTGAGTGGAAACGCAAACGTGCATCCTTATATATGCGCTTTCTATAATGCCCGTCTGTACGTGCGCCGAGACGCAAACAGTCTTCAGTAGCTCAGCTGGACACCGCGTGAACGTGCCGAACTAGAGGTAACTGCGGGAGGCGGAGCAACCACTCTCGTGTGGCCTACCGCAGGCGCGACGCTGATTGGACAAACGTACCCCCGCCCGTGCTCGTCTTTACCAAAAGGGGTTGGGCtagcatgtttgtttttttttctctccgaaGCGTACTTTTGCTCTATTCTTCAGTatcaattccaaataaatgttttgagattATCGCTGGGAAAGTGACGTTTATTATTTATGTCATAGGTTACAGTACGGGTCCACATCGTATCCTTCGGATGACAGCGACCCACGATTTTCCGATTTCCACGCGCCAAAAGTAAGAACAACACGAAGAGAGCAATGTCTCGTTTAAAGAGGACTTAACCTTCCTTCTTTTGCTCAGACTGTTTTAGcttttaacaatatatatatatatatatgtgtgtgtgttttccggTCGGTTTATTGCGCTTTGGGGTAAAGGCAGGTCCCTCGGAATGTCCCAACACACACACCCTGTTTGAACCGAATGGGCGGAACCAACACTACAGTGGGCGTGGTATCCGCCATTGAGTACACCCTTTACAGCATGTACGCGAGCGGCGATCGAGATGCTCGAATGCTTAACGCAGCAGAGTTACTGATGAAATGTGCCCGTCAGGTGGGCCTTTATCTTTCATGTCTCGCGTCTGAAAAAAACGAATTGCGTTAAATTCATCCACAGAAATCGGCAAAAGTGGATTTGAAATCCTGTCCAAGTTGCAAGAAAGCGGACAGAACTCGGAACGTGGAATTAAAAAGCGGGCTAGCATATAAGGCGACAGTCAGGTTTACTTTCATTTAAGCTCAAATGCCACCaaggggatttatatatatatatatatatatatatatatatatataaacaccacAATAACAGAATGGGAGGCTGCTCAAGGG
The nucleotide sequence above comes from Polypterus senegalus isolate Bchr_013 chromosome 18, ASM1683550v1, whole genome shotgun sequence. Encoded proteins:
- the egln3 gene encoding egl nine homolog 3 isoform X2, yielding MPLLQHVMQLDLEKLALQHIVPCLLERGFFYLDNFLGDLVGQCVLDQVKEMHASGLLHDGQLAGRRTGVCRRHIRGDKIAWVSGVEKDCEAINFLLSLIDKLVILCVGRLGKHDIKERSKAMVACYPGNGTGYVKHVDNPNADGRCVTCIYYLNKNWNAKDHGGVLRIFPEGKSYVADVEPIFDRLLFFWSDRRNPHEVQPSYSTRYAITVWYFDAEERAEAKKKFRDLTASSQEPNLTA